The following coding sequences are from one Candidatus Nitrosotenuis cloacae window:
- the egtB gene encoding ergothioneine biosynthesis protein EgtB: MLSTYSIADEFKRLRATTLEIVEPLEKDDYTVQTAPYVSPPKWHLGHTSWLFERLLEQVDRNYKADDQEFSKYLNSYYNKFGDQHDKASRGSVSRPTTDELLTYYGKITDKMTRLLEAGRLDESTRKIIEIGIHHECQHQELLVYDIQHILAENYKPKIRKPVPEAASVKQRQVAVDGGIYSMGYSGKGFCYDIEMPEHKVYLNDYKIDAFPVSAGDYIKFIESGGYEDYKHWLSDGWDAVSKNKWKAPMYWYWENGAWHVNDFLGRRKVDPNEPVCHVSFYEADAYCKWTGRRLPSEAEWEKAACWNEEKQVKTIFPWGNDVPTESHANLLESRLWGCSKIGSYPNGTSHYGCHQMIGDVWEWTSSEFVGYPGFRSGFSEYNDKWFTNQKVLRGGSFATPQNSIRGSYRNFFRLDERWMFSGFRCAEDS, translated from the coding sequence GTGCTTTCAACTTATTCAATAGCAGACGAGTTCAAAAGACTGCGGGCAACCACGCTTGAGATAGTAGAGCCGCTCGAAAAGGACGACTACACCGTGCAGACTGCACCGTACGTGAGTCCGCCAAAGTGGCACTTGGGCCACACAAGCTGGCTCTTTGAGAGATTATTGGAACAGGTGGACCGAAACTACAAGGCAGACGACCAAGAGTTTTCAAAATACCTCAACTCGTACTATAACAAGTTCGGAGACCAGCACGACAAGGCAAGTAGGGGTTCGGTGTCACGGCCCACCACAGACGAGTTGCTCACGTATTACGGGAAAATCACAGATAAAATGACAAGACTCCTTGAGGCAGGGCGCTTGGACGAATCTACAAGAAAAATCATAGAGATTGGAATCCACCACGAGTGCCAGCACCAGGAGCTTCTAGTGTACGACATTCAGCACATTCTGGCAGAAAACTACAAGCCGAAAATACGAAAGCCCGTTCCAGAGGCCGCATCAGTAAAGCAAAGACAGGTTGCAGTCGATGGAGGCATCTACAGCATGGGCTATTCGGGAAAAGGATTCTGCTACGACATAGAGATGCCAGAACACAAGGTGTATCTTAATGATTACAAAATAGACGCATTCCCGGTAAGCGCAGGGGACTACATCAAGTTCATCGAGTCGGGCGGATATGAGGATTACAAGCACTGGCTCTCAGACGGATGGGATGCAGTGAGCAAAAACAAATGGAAAGCCCCAATGTACTGGTACTGGGAAAACGGCGCGTGGCATGTAAATGACTTTCTTGGACGCCGCAAAGTAGACCCAAATGAGCCCGTGTGCCATGTGAGCTTTTACGAGGCGGACGCATACTGCAAGTGGACAGGAAGGCGCCTCCCATCTGAGGCAGAGTGGGAAAAGGCCGCATGCTGGAACGAGGAAAAGCAGGTCAAGACAATATTCCCGTGGGGAAACGACGTGCCGACTGAGAGTCATGCAAACTTGCTTGAATCACGCCTGTGGGGATGCAGTAAGATAGGATCATATCCAAACGGTACAAGCCACTACGGATGCCATCAGATGATAGGAGACGTGTGGGAATGGACGTCATCAGAATTTGTAGGATACCCCGGATTCAGGTCGGGATTTTCAGAATACAATGACAAGTGGTTTACAAACCAGAAGGTGCTGCGTGGAGGATCATTTGCAACTCCGCAAAACTCGATTCGCGGCAGTTACAGAAACTTCTTCAGGCTGGATGAGCGATGGATGTTTTCCGGCTTTAGGTGCGCAGAAGACTCCTAG
- the egtD gene encoding L-histidine N(alpha)-methyltransferase: protein MNEKSKNKYIKVEVAPNCFLVKSHAAIDDDFAEDIAYGLTRKNKFVSSRHFYDKSGSELFDKICALPEYYLTKKETEILSVLKEDLPEYLDGNYSVVDLGSGSATKTRYIFDALSSRQEKIEYYPIDISDVIKESSERLQSEFENLYITGIVDRYESGLDYLKNLAGKKIIVFFGSSIGNFDQKAALDFLRRIHSSMNDGDLFLLGVDLVKDKRVLESAYNDSRGVTAKFNLNLLYRINEVLGGDFEAGKFEHVAFYNSKEKRIEMHLESKEDQQVLIREIDLAMSLKKGERIRTEYSYKYTIPQIRRAAKRTGFSIMGMWTDKQDYFASVLLSKEKK, encoded by the coding sequence ATGAATGAGAAAAGTAAAAACAAGTACATCAAAGTCGAAGTCGCCCCAAATTGCTTTCTTGTAAAATCGCATGCGGCAATAGACGATGATTTTGCAGAAGACATTGCGTACGGGCTTACTAGAAAAAACAAATTCGTATCATCAAGGCACTTTTACGACAAGTCCGGCTCTGAATTATTTGATAAGATATGCGCCCTGCCGGAGTATTACCTGACAAAAAAAGAGACGGAGATTCTATCTGTGCTAAAAGAGGATCTTCCAGAATACCTGGACGGCAATTATTCTGTAGTGGATCTTGGCAGCGGTTCTGCGACAAAGACAAGGTACATCTTTGATGCGCTGTCGTCAAGGCAGGAGAAGATAGAGTATTATCCGATTGACATATCTGATGTGATAAAGGAGAGCAGTGAAAGACTGCAAAGCGAATTTGAGAACCTGTACATAACTGGAATTGTAGACAGGTACGAGAGCGGGCTTGACTATCTGAAAAATCTTGCAGGAAAAAAGATAATTGTCTTTTTTGGCTCAAGCATCGGCAACTTTGACCAAAAGGCAGCACTTGACTTCCTAAGGAGGATACATTCGTCTATGAATGATGGAGATCTCTTCCTTCTTGGAGTTGACCTAGTCAAGGACAAACGAGTGCTGGAATCTGCGTACAATGACTCTAGGGGAGTCACTGCCAAGTTCAACTTGAACCTGCTGTACAGAATCAACGAGGTACTCGGCGGCGACTTTGAGGCTGGCAAGTTTGAGCATGTTGCATTTTACAACTCCAAGGAAAAGAGAATCGAGATGCACCTGGAGTCAAAGGAGGACCAGCAAGTGCTCATCAGGGAGATCGACCTTGCAATGAGTCTCAAAAAAGGAGAGCGCATCCGCACCGAATACTCTTACAAGTACACCATCCCGCAGATCAGGCGGGCTGCAAAAAGGACTGGGTTTTCCATCATGGGAATGTGGACTGACAAGCAGGACTATTTTGCATCCGTGCTACTGTCAAAGGAGAAGAAATGA
- a CDS encoding DUF427 domain-containing protein, translated as MKAVWNGQVLAESDKTIIVEGNHYFPYESIRQEFFKSSDTKTVCGWKGVASYYSIQVDGKTNRDCAWYYPNPTDDARQIKGYVAFWNGVKVQQ; from the coding sequence ATGAAGGCAGTCTGGAACGGCCAAGTGCTTGCAGAAAGCGACAAGACCATCATTGTGGAGGGAAATCACTACTTTCCATACGAATCCATTAGGCAAGAATTCTTCAAAAGCTCCGACACAAAGACGGTCTGCGGGTGGAAGGGAGTGGCAAGCTATTACTCCATACAGGTAGACGGCAAGACGAACCGAGACTGCGCCTGGTACTATCCAAACCCGACCGATGACGCGCGCCAGATAAAGGGATACGTGGCATTCTGGAACGGCGTCAAAGTACAGCAATGA
- a CDS encoding FAD synthase, with product MDIIDKKILGTTYVCQLTKENPIHAYAKKTGLSEEYVAQRVDSLVKHDLITQDRMGITEFGRSALRVVLAGGVFDIIHPGHIHTLNAAKALGDVLVVVVATDNTAIKMKKRKPLHSETLRQELINHLSMVDVCLVGNEGDIFKTVELVKPDIIALGYDQVHQEKFITDGCRKIDLDVRVARLQSPIPEFSSSKIEKEYGEAIHGL from the coding sequence TTGGATATAATTGATAAAAAAATTCTAGGCACCACATACGTCTGCCAGCTGACAAAGGAGAACCCCATCCACGCTTACGCAAAAAAGACTGGCCTATCAGAGGAGTATGTTGCACAGCGGGTGGACAGCCTAGTAAAACACGACCTCATCACGCAGGACAGAATGGGAATAACAGAGTTTGGGAGGAGCGCGCTGCGAGTGGTTCTTGCCGGCGGTGTCTTTGATATCATACACCCAGGTCACATCCACACGCTAAATGCCGCAAAGGCACTAGGCGACGTGCTGGTTGTAGTAGTGGCAACTGACAACACTGCAATAAAGATGAAGAAGAGAAAGCCGCTGCACTCTGAGACCTTGCGACAGGAGCTCATCAACCACCTATCCATGGTGGACGTCTGCCTTGTCGGAAACGAGGGCGACATATTCAAGACAGTGGAACTGGTAAAGCCGGACATCATCGCGCTAGGATACGACCAGGTACACCAAGAAAAGTTCATCACAGATGGGTGCAGGAAGATAGACTTGGACGTCAGGGTCGCAAGGCTTCAGTCACCAATTCCCGAGTTCTCAAGCTCCAAGATAGAAAAAGAGTACGGCGAGGCAATACACGGCCTATAG